The sequence CATGATGGCCGCCCCACTCCCGGCGAAGTCTGTCTGTTTATTCTGGCCACCGGATGGATCACGGGGCTCGTCGGCGGCCCGAGCGCCCGACAGGCATCGCGCACCGGCCGTGCCGCGCCACAGCATACTTCGATTGCCATCGGCACGGCACCCTCTCCGTATTTTCCCGATGGCGGTGATGCGACATGCCCGGCCGGCATGCTCGCCGTTGAGTCCTATGTGCAGCAGGCGAATCGGATTCCGCTGTCGCTCGCGGCAGAAACGCTTGCGGAAATGTTCAGGGTGGAGATCGATGCGGGCGCGCATCCACACAAAGAAAAACCCGCGATGCATGAAGCCATCACGGGTTTTCTGCATGCGTGCCGTTAACGTGGCGCGATTCCGAATAACATGAACTCCAGTTCGATGCTGATGAGCTATCGGTGCCGGGGACCACGCCCCCATGTCGGTAGTTCGACGGAGAACAGGAGAGGATCATTCCTATCTGGAAAATCGTCCCGGTGAATGACGAACCAGGCGTTTCGCTCCTCCAGTGGAGCATGCTGGAGAATGATGGCGGAACCCGGCATTTCGTCGGCGCCGACGAGCGAGATTTCACGGGTCGCGTCAGTTCCGAGGTCGTTACGTTCGACCGTCTCACCTTGCGAGGCCAGACGCAGTCCGGGCGCATCTATCAGCTCATTGGTCTCTCGGATTTCAACGATTTTCATGGCGAGATCTCGTGAGAATGCCTCCGACCTCGCGCAAAGGGCCAGATAAGATTCGAAAGTTCTTTTACGTCGTCAAGGACCTGCGGGAAAACTTAAAGAGAAGCGCCGCCGCACATAACGACTTGTTGTCCGGTGATTGCGCCTGCGCTTTCGCTCAATAAGAAAGTCGTGAGCGCCGCCACCTCTTCAGGAGCGATGAAGCGTCCAATCGGCGGTAGTTTCGGCGGCGTTGCGGCACGCCCAGGATCGCGAAGAAACGGGGTGTCCGTGGCGCCTGGGGCCACCACGTTCACGGTGATGCCACGCGGCGCCAATTCTGCCGCCCAAGACCTGGCCAGGCCAATCAAAGCCGACTTGGTCGCGGCATATTGGCTACGTCCAGCAGCGCCGTTTGCAGTTCGACTACCGACTAATACAATCCGCGCACCGTCTGGCATCCTGGCAATCAACCGGTCGGCGAGAAACATCGCAGACTCGACGTGCAGGCGCCACATCCCCGCCGCATCGTCGGTTGACAGGTGACCAAGCTGTGCCGTGCGCATAAACCCCGCTGCATGCACCAACCCGTCCACCGGACCGAGTTCATCGCAGACAGACGCGAGCGCGTCGAAGTCTGTGATGTCGACCGGGACGATTCTCAAAGCATCGTTGGTCTCGGCAACCTGCGACCGGCAGAGTCCAGTTACCCGCCAACCGTCAGACAGCAGACGCTCAACGATTGCCCGGCCGATGCCCGAGGAGGCGCCGGTCACTACTGCATGACGCAATGCGGCGCTAGACTGCTCCGATGTATCCACGATGGCTCCCGCTGCTATTGGACCGGCAAAGACCCGTCAGTTGAGGTTGCAGGTTTGACAGTGACTGCGCGAACGGTGATGCGCTCTAGGGCGTGGAATGGTTCGAGTTGCTCATGCTGCGCCGCATCGTCAGTAATTAGCGTCCAGCTGCGTTCCAATGGAGTCCAGTGTTGCTGACTTGCGCGTCCAAGCTTGTCGGCAGTGACCAGGACAAATAGATGGGCCGCCTGTCGCATCACGCATTCCTTCAAATACGACTGCTCGCTACTTGCCTCGCACAAACCGAGTTCAGCGACCACGCCGTCAGCGCCGAAGAACGCCTTGTCGACACTAAGACGGCTTAGTGCAAGTTGCGCCAGCGGCCCAAGCGTGCTCATGCTCGTCGACCGAACCTCGCCTCCAATAACCGTCACGTTCACTCCCGATGCGACAAGTGGACCTACCACCAAGAGATTGTTAGTCACGACATGCACCGTGGTCCGGCCGGACAGCAGTCGGGCAAGGGCCGCCGTCGTTGTCCCACCGTCCAGGAACACCGTGTCGCCATCTTCGACGAACGTGCTTGCCGCTTGTGCAATCGCTTCCTTCTGCACCTGAGAACTGACTCGGCGCTCTTCGAGCGACGGCTCACGCTCGTGGGAGCCGACCGCAGCAGCACCGCCGTACGTGCGAAGAATACGGTTGTCGCTTGCAAGAGCGCGCAAATCGCGACGGACAGTTGCTTCCGACATACCAAAGTGCTCGCATAGCGTCGCAACGTCCGTCATCCCACCCAACACTGCCTGCAGCATCGCCTCCCGGCGCTTGGTCACTTTCATGTGCGTGTATTCTTGGTCGATTCGAGTTCGCGCTTGCGTTCGCGCGGCCTGACCACCAAGTTTATCCGCTCCCCCTGGCGACTGTCGATTTGCGCCGGAAAGGCTCATCGACCGCGAACCCACGATTCGTCGATGCATACGTACTTAATCTTCTGGCGGAACCACGTGAATGCGATGTGCAGCGCGCCGTCTTTTGATTGCACGATGGACGGGTAGGAGTATTCGCGATTGCGCTGGTCAGCGGAGTTGTTCGTCATGCAATAACCGTCTCCGATTTCCAGATTGCGCCGACGCCGCCATGTTTTGCCACCGTCTTCGGAAATTGCAAGAGACATCGGTGCGCGAGGCGCGCCCCAGAATGCGGTTCCGCGCTCGGAGGCCTTCTGGTCACGCAACTCACCGCTGTCCTCCGAATCCTCGATGTCGTCATACAGAGAAGCCCGACGCTCCTTGCTGTGCGATGCGTCGCTTTCGTTGAAAACGAGCGCAAGATGACCGTTGTTCAACACCGTGAATTGAACAGACGAGTTGTTGTTCGGAACCTCGGTGGGCTGCGGAGTGCTCCATTTTCGGCCGTCCGTCGAGCGGCTCGAGTACACGAAGTCGGCCCAGCGGCTGCGGTAGAGCGCCAAGAGTGAGCCATCCTGCAGAACATGGACGTTCATGTGAACGCATCCGACGCTCTCCGGGACCTCATGCAGCGTCCACGACGCACCTTGGTCATCGGACGCCATGACCGCACTGACGTCGTTGTTGCCGACCCAGCGTTCGCCCGGTTCCGTGCGGCACTGGAAGACGGGACAAATCCAGGTGCCACTTTCGAGAAAGATAATCGGTTGCCGGACGAAGGTTCCCGGACTATCGAACAGCGTTTCGACCGGACCCCACGTGTAACCGCCGTCCGTCGAGACTCGACGGCGGACAATTGCGGTGTTTTGATGCCCGGACAACTGCGCTGTATAGATTAGCCACAGGCGACCGTCGGGTGCCGAAAAGAGCACGGGGTTCTGTTCAGAGCGCGTCGGGTCATCCGAGAGCTTCAGGGGCGCCGACCATTCCTCAGTCCCCGCTGCCAAACGCGACATGTAAATCGATACGTCCGGGATACCTTCCTGCGTGCCGCCGAACCACACGCACAGCAAGTCGCCGTTGTCGAGGCTATGCAGATTCGCGGCGTGGTTCTGGACGCAAGAAGTCGGGAGGAAAGCTTCCTTTCGTTCTGCGTCGGCGTAGGCCGTGCGGACGCAATTGTCCTGGGCCGTGTTGGCATTCTCAATCCTGCTCGAGTTCATGATGTATATCCGATGTTCTTTGCGGTCAGTGCGATTCACGATGCGTGAGACGCTTGTTCTGGATGTCTGAATCTTCTGATGCACCGTGGAACAGGAGCTTGCTCAAGACCAGGACGATTGCCGGCGTGACAAGTGCGACATACATGTTGTCGATGCCGAACGGGTTGCCAAGCAGGTACCAAGCCGTCGTAGCGAGCGTGGCGAGCACCAGGCCCCAGATTGCGGCACGCTTGCCACTGAAGAACGGCATGTAGATACCAATCAGCGCAACAACCGACACAGACAGGCGAAGTGCACGGGTGAAGAACGACAGCGCGAGAATTTTCGGAGCGAACAGGACGAAGACCAGCGGGAGGAAACCGACCGCCAAGGAAATCCAGCGCGTCATACGGAACTCAAGTTCCGGGGAGGGGTTGAATCGCGGCACATAGAAATCCTTCACAATCAGCGAGGCGATTGCGAGTGCGACCGTGCAGACGCTCACGAAGATTGACGCTACAAGCGAGGTCGTGACGATGCCTGCCAGGACGGGGTTCATGTGCTGGAGGAACACCGGCAGCGCATACAGGCTCTTGATGTTCGGGTACAGATACTTGGCGGTCACGCCAAGGAAGCCGAGCGCCAGTGCGATGGGCAAACACAGGAATGCTGCCATCAACGAAGAAGCGCGCGCGCCTTCAGGACTCTTGGTCGCGGAAATGGCTTGAATAATAAACTGCGTCGAGAAAATCGCGCCGGCCGTACCAATAATCCATGCACCAATCGTACCGCCCGACAGCGAGCCGGACCACGTGAAGTAGTGCGCGGGCATGCTTTGCACCATCGGCTTGATGCCGCCGGAGAGGTTCCAGGCCACAGCCACCAGAATCCCGATACCAAAAATCTTGACGGCACTATGAATAATCGTCAGATAGGCGACGCTCTTCAGGCCGCCCCAGACGAAGTAGATGGTACTGACAACTGCCGTGATGATTGCAGCCGTGGTCAGGTCGATGTGCATGACAGTGGAGATTGCTGCGGCACCGCTGACATAGTTGCCCACATTCACAAGGAAGAGTGCATAAATCATGATGGCTGAAACGACCAGCTTTGCGCCTTTGCCATACCTCTTCGCGATAAAACCGGAGATTGTGAACTCGCCCGATGAATACAGGCGCTTGGCCATGAAAAGGCCAAAGAAAAGGAAGCCGATTGACGCCGAAACGACTGACCAAGACGCAGCCATACCCGCTGAAAACGCTTCCTGCGACGTTCCAACCGTCGATTTCGCACCGATGAACTCCGACATCAGCAGGATGGCGACGACCACCGCAGGCATCGAGCGCCCCGCCACCATGAACTCGCCGGTATTCTTGCTGCGCAGACGAATGCTGAGCAGGCTAGTAACTAAAATATAGGCGACGACCATGCCAATGATGATGGCGGTATCCCAGTAACTGAAGGTGGTCATAGCTTGTCTCCAAATAGCCTTCGGTTGATGCGCGTCAGGTTGCATTGA comes from Burkholderia pyrrocinia and encodes:
- a CDS encoding SDR family NAD(P)-dependent oxidoreductase encodes the protein MDTSEQSSAALRHAVVTGASSGIGRAIVERLLSDGWRVTGLCRSQVAETNDALRIVPVDITDFDALASVCDELGPVDGLVHAAGFMRTAQLGHLSTDDAAGMWRLHVESAMFLADRLIARMPDGARIVLVGSRTANGAAGRSQYAATKSALIGLARSWAAELAPRGITVNVVAPGATDTPFLRDPGRAATPPKLPPIGRFIAPEEVAALTTFLLSESAGAITGQQVVMCGGASL
- a CDS encoding DeoR/GlpR family DNA-binding transcription regulator — translated: MKVTKRREAMLQAVLGGMTDVATLCEHFGMSEATVRRDLRALASDNRILRTYGGAAAVGSHEREPSLEERRVSSQVQKEAIAQAASTFVEDGDTVFLDGGTTTAALARLLSGRTTVHVVTNNLLVVGPLVASGVNVTVIGGEVRSTSMSTLGPLAQLALSRLSVDKAFFGADGVVAELGLCEASSEQSYLKECVMRQAAHLFVLVTADKLGRASQQHWTPLERSWTLITDDAAQHEQLEPFHALERITVRAVTVKPATSTDGSLPVQ
- a CDS encoding sialidase family protein; the encoded protein is MNSSRIENANTAQDNCVRTAYADAERKEAFLPTSCVQNHAANLHSLDNGDLLCVWFGGTQEGIPDVSIYMSRLAAGTEEWSAPLKLSDDPTRSEQNPVLFSAPDGRLWLIYTAQLSGHQNTAIVRRRVSTDGGYTWGPVETLFDSPGTFVRQPIIFLESGTWICPVFQCRTEPGERWVGNNDVSAVMASDDQGASWTLHEVPESVGCVHMNVHVLQDGSLLALYRSRWADFVYSSRSTDGRKWSTPQPTEVPNNNSSVQFTVLNNGHLALVFNESDASHSKERRASLYDDIEDSEDSGELRDQKASERGTAFWGAPRAPMSLAISEDGGKTWRRRRNLEIGDGYCMTNNSADQRNREYSYPSIVQSKDGALHIAFTWFRQKIKYVCIDESWVRGR
- a CDS encoding sodium:solute symporter family protein, whose amino-acid sequence is MTTFSYWDTAIIIGMVVAYILVTSLLSIRLRSKNTGEFMVAGRSMPAVVVAILLMSEFIGAKSTVGTSQEAFSAGMAASWSVVSASIGFLFFGLFMAKRLYSSGEFTISGFIAKRYGKGAKLVVSAIMIYALFLVNVGNYVSGAAAISTVMHIDLTTAAIITAVVSTIYFVWGGLKSVAYLTIIHSAVKIFGIGILVAVAWNLSGGIKPMVQSMPAHYFTWSGSLSGGTIGAWIIGTAGAIFSTQFIIQAISATKSPEGARASSLMAAFLCLPIALALGFLGVTAKYLYPNIKSLYALPVFLQHMNPVLAGIVTTSLVASIFVSVCTVALAIASLIVKDFYVPRFNPSPELEFRMTRWISLAVGFLPLVFVLFAPKILALSFFTRALRLSVSVVALIGIYMPFFSGKRAAIWGLVLATLATTAWYLLGNPFGIDNMYVALVTPAIVLVLSKLLFHGASEDSDIQNKRLTHRESH